The sequence GTTCAGTGGCACTCCAGAAATGGGCTTCCCACTTCCCACTTAGTTTAGTTAGAGCTACATGAGGAGTGATGAAGACCCATTAATTTGGTAATGATATGGAATTCATTGTTGTTATAGGGCCATTGCCAGGTGAAAAAACATGACTTTGATAGAGGGGattgatttttttatttatttattttttcttggcACTACACTATACAGTATCAGCTTTTATAACTCTAAAATAATACAGCTCTATAAATAATATGTGTTCTGCTTTGTAAATGATGATTTGGGATAATTTTGCAACAAAACTCCATAGACCTATCAGTAATGGAGATTGAACAATATGCTATATGGAATCAATCACATTTCATCAAGACCTGATTAGTTTCAATCTGCTCATCTTTTTGTGTCACTTTTCTAAAGGAGCCATATACAGATTCACATCAGCCCCAACCCATCCTTGATCTCAAAGCCACTGCAGCTGCCCTGGAATGGGCATGTGTATGTCTTGTGTGATGGTCAGCAAAAGGTTGGTTCTAATCCTGAATTCATTAATATTGtcccatttcattttcattttcattttaactATTACTAACAAACCTATAACTTATATCTCTTCAAGTTTGTGAAGGTGCAACTCCAACAGAACATGGCCAAGGATGTGACTATGTCTGATGTGTCGGACAAGTCTGTCTTGACCGTAGCGCCACAGGCAGAAATTCCAGCTTTGCCCACAGCTAAAATCCAGCCAAGGAGCGACGAAATTTCTCAAATTGAGATTATAAACCGCATTTTGGTCTTCCCCATCACACCTTGTGGGGAGAGCACAGGTAGAGTAGTCCTGTGATTACACCACATAGTTGACGTTTAGAATTTATTCTTAATGTTTTAAGTTGTATGTGTTTTATGAATAGATTAATTTACTTCCTTGTGTATTTAAAGTCATGCAAATGAATGTTGTATCGGATTTCTAACAGCAGATGTTACCGGCACATACTCTTTGGGTGAAACTTTTCTCTTGAAAtagttgtatactgtatgcttatctatttctcatgttctctctctctctctcactctctcactctctcactcactcactcactcactcgctcagaATGTTCTCTCAAGGTGGAGAACAAAGGAAAAGAAGTGAGATGGTATCTATCATCTCTTGCCCCACCATATGTCAAGGTATAGTGTTTTAAATGTTGCTACCATGAGGAGGATAATTATAGGTGTGTCATTACCTACTGTATAGCAGACTGTAGATCACccatctcaattcaattcaatgtatTGATATTTATAGTGTGATATCACCATTGCCTCCCATATTCAAAAGTTATGTTGCATGCTTCTTGTTTCTTTAAAACAAGTAAATTCATTGTTAAGCAAGTACATTATCCATATGTTTAAACTAATTCCAATGCAGTTTGAGTACTTATGCACTGGGAGGCCAAGAGCGGTCACTGAGATGTGCCTGACTTGAAAGGTGATATTATGGCTGGAATCAGCCACTAGGCCCCGCAGCATCTCAAGATTTTATACTGAATCCAGTGCTTTCCTAATGCCTAATTTCCTAAACAAGAATATGCAACATCACACATTTTAACGTTTACTTGGTTATTATCATTAAAAAGTCTGACACACTATAAGTCCTAATTTTTCTGTTGCTTTTTGGTTACAGATGCATTAATTCAGATAGTTAGACTAGCTCACTGCTTGCGGAGTAGGCCACCTGAACATGGGTCAATAGATTCCATCTTGCCATTTCTAGTCTTCTAGTgtattgacgtgtgtgtgtgtgtgtgtgtgtatgtgtgtatgtgtgtgtgtgtgtgtgtgtgtgtggaaatgaagGGTGTACGACTGTACGTACGTGTTTTTGATTGCCAAataaaatattgcaatatttgaTGTTATCTATATATTCTTACGCCCTTAATTTCTAGAGGAAATTATGTACATATTATTGCATGAAAGCTATATGTTGTATATTGTAAACTTCTGATTACTGATTTATTTCCTCGAACCGAGGAACACTAGCCATGTACGTTTTTTGAAGAGGTTACAGTAGAGAATCAAGTGTACGATCTGTAAATACTGATGATCACTGTTGCTTGTGTCTCCATGTGCTGTAGGGTGTTGATGGCACCGGAGATGTTTACCGTGCCACCTACACAGCATTTCGATGCCCTACAGTATCTGGCAATCTGGGGACACTGGGGAACATACAGGTGACTACAACATGGTGGTGTTTTGTGTTCATATTCATAGAATGagaataattaacatatttGGTATGTTTGGCCTTGTAGCAAAGCGCTCTGTGATAACAGTGCTTAAAACTACTAAACTAAAACTGGAATATAGATAAGGAATAACTTTTCACTTCATTTGGTAATTACACTCACATTTTCTTGGAAGCTACCACAGTTTGTAAGATAATATATTCATTCAATCAAGCTGTGAGTGATGACTGTACTGGAAACGTATGAAATGTCGTGCCATGTGTCGTATGAAATGTCGTGCCATGTGGCGTTCAAAGGTGTCAAAAACACACTGGGATGGTATTTTGTAAGCCAAAAACACACTGGGATGGTATTTTGTAAGCCATTGAGcgcaatgcaaatcaaacaggctaataggccagctggaaaaaacaccatgccgatctctagctatggtgaagggtatgtgatgatgtggggctattttaattccaaaggccaaaggaactttatcacgatgcataatatcctggatccatgaaatagctggcctataaaaaatcctcctgctcctatggaaatttaacataggggtcaaatacttatgccccctagcattaaaggaagaacatttatttatttatgatgcattcttcagtcacaaagaaaattggtgtccttagcgatTTGATTATTACTCATTtgttgaattaaggcattaagatcaattgtcaaatgaggattttatattcctctttttaggcagctttagcatggtatcaaatgcaTGTTCTCACCGCTGTATCCAGCGCCCCAGATTTATCGCATCCAGATTTAAAGTCTATCAAAGTAGCACCGCACACCAGAGCCAGtacagtgagtgcatgcattgtaACACAAGAGGCATgttgtcttagttaagggaataacgtggTTTAATGTGAAAAAACTATGGAGTGTTCCGTTAATAGCTGAATTGTAGGAATAGTACAGAAGTAGAGGGATATTAGATATTTGCTCAGAGGGTCTGGCTTGACTTATCGCTACATTCAATTACTGTATAAACAGCTTTATGTGCTTGGATCTACTTTAACTCAGAAATATAACATATTTATAGATATTCATATCCATTTTGGTTGGATATCACATAATCCACTATGTTATTACATTTTCATCATAAATGTTTTACTCTAATGCAGTGTTATAACATAGTGCATTTTTACAGGCCCTTTTTTTGTTATAAAAGGCATATAAAGGCAATAAATGACAAGTGTTCTGAAATGTGGTTTTGGTACTGGCTGTTTCAGGTGCCCTTCACCTTTCTTCCACGGGATGAAGGGGATTATGCCCAGTTCTGGGATCTTGAGTGCCACCCAGTGGGTGAGCAAAAGCAAAAGAGCCGCTTGCGTTTCCAGCTCTGTGGCACGGTGAGTTCTGGCATCAACCCTAAAAAAGACATTGAAGAACATTTGAACTAGTGTAGTAGACTAGTGTAGAGTAAGTTAGTTAGGTACTAAGTTGTGTTTCATTATGGCTGTGCATAGTTTACAAACCAAGGTACAGTAAATGGTATAGAGGCCCTCAAAAAGGGCTTTACTCATCATTGCACTTTCCTGGATGTCATCATAAATTTCCTGATGGTTCTCAAGGACTTACTGCCAGGCATCTCCTATTTACCGGACTATAAGTTGCATTATGGTCCTGCGACTTATAtttgagaggggggaaaaaaataaccaAGGAGTCAACATTACCGTCTACAGCCGCGAGAGGGAGCTCTAGGCTTGTGGAATGAGATCGGAAACTTGGTGAATTTGTCACTGGTCAGACATTTTCTCGTAGACCTACTGAAGCCCAAAAGTTAGAAGGGTTTCAAGGGTGTCACCCCAAGGAAATATTTGCTTGCATCTCATCCTGTTAGGACATAGTGTAAGGTTGGCTGCAAAGATTATGCAGACTGTTAcgattgactgacacacacacgcacacatacacattatcaAAATAATACGCTGCATACTTTAGGCTGCATGTTAATGGTCAGGCTATAATAAGACCACACTGTTCTGTGTGCTAGTTGAATAACTTGCCTTTCCAGATGAAATGGCCATACTAGTTAAGAAAGGCATGTGAACAGTCTCTAAAATAAGGGTAGCGTCCTTAGTATGACATCGTTGAAAGTTTGCATGTTCTTTTAAAACTTTTTCCCTTCTCACGCTCTCAGGGGGTAGCCTCATTTGCTCAGCTGCTGGCTTGTGCCTTTGCAATGAAATCAAGCATTTTGGGCAATGTATTCTCCACATTTTAGCCACATTTCATGCCACATCAGCATTTTCGTTCAGTGAAATTTAGTAAATTGCTTCACAATTAACATCCACTACTTAGTCTTCATTAGCATTCCTTGTAGAATGTTTAAATCTTTTTAACCTCTGTGTCCAGTTACTCTCTGCCTGTTCTTTGTCTTgaattttgtaaaataaatgccACTTCCAGTGCGACTTTTATAtacattctttcattctttctttcttcatggGGCATTTTTTTGGCTGAACTACTCCTAGAGAAGAGCTGGGTTTAAAAAGTGGGTGAGGGGACTTTATCTTGTCACTGGTGAGGTTGGAAGGAAAAAGCAGCAGAGAATCATTAATGGTTATGCgaagtaccgtaatttcctgactattagccgtggcttatacattgattttgcaaaaaatcTTCAGCTTATATGCGgtaaagtactgtatgtgttgcaaGGCTTGTGTTAAGTTTCTTGGATTCTTTCATTTTTCTAGGGTGTGAAAAGTAGAGCAAGTACTGGTTTAAATGAGGGTGATCCATCCCTGGCACAACCGGAGACCTCCACCAAGCCAAGGATGAGACCTGACTCTAAAGCCAAGACTGAGTAGGGACTTTGATATCACATCCATTTTAACTGATTTTATTAAGCCATCTTGGCACAGGTGTTGTAAACTTGTGGAAGTTCTTACGGGACACTTGCTCAAATGTTTCAGGTCAGAGGAGGCACCCAAGAGAGGAGGAGTATATGCTCCCCAGGATATCTACACGTTCCCAGTCACACGATTGGGCCTGGCTCATACACTGAAGGTGAACTTTCGCAACAACTCCTTTGACACTTATGAGGTGAGTTCACAATCCGACTCAACATTTTGTGTACACCTGTGTAGGAGAATGAGAAGatgcatgcacaaatgcacatttTGTCACTCAAGCTCAGCTTCCTCAAGGtgtgattaattaatttttTATTGACTTACAGCTGACCTTCATTAGTCCCAGAGCACCATTCCACATCAAGCATTCCAAATATTCTTTAAGGTGAGTTGTGTCTccaaaaaggagaaagaaaccAACCTTCTTCGACTGTATGCTTTCCCTGTCATTTCTGATGCAGTAATTGAATGCATGAGCTCATATGAATGTTTTGTGTGAATATTGACATTCCCCTCACATTTTTAGAATTTTAGTCTGTTTATTTCTGAAATATGTGGTATGTACGATGTATATGCACAAACTTGGACATGGGTAAAATGGACAAATGGAAAAAGTCAGTATATGAGTATGTGTTCGTGACTCACTGGACTCTCATGTTTTCCTCTTTTCCATCAGATCCCAGCATTACATCAATCTTCCAGTCCAATTCAAACCCACCTCTGAAGGATCCCATGTTGGCTTTCTTGTTGTTCAAGTGGGCACATCTGGTGCAAAACTTAGCATTCAACTTGTGGGTGAAGCAATTCCTTGATTTATTTTGTAAGGATTACATCCTTGAGTGATGTTATTTAGGAGACTGCTGTAATCTCGAACACTAATTTGGTGTAGTAGCAATAACCGGTCACTGTGTATTGTCCTGTACAGTTCAGTGACGGCTGTTCCATATGTTTCTGGTGAATGATATCAGTAGAGAGCATACGAATGTGGATTTTGTGCATTTTAATGAACATTTGAGAATGTATATATTGAGCGGGCATGAAGGAGATTTTGGTCTTGTAATTTTGTTGCTTTATTTGGAACTGTGCTACTGTAATTTTTTGCATTATTGATTTCCCTCTATTTATTGTAAATCTGTTTCGCCAATaaagtgagtgttttttttttagttgtatgGTCATAGTTGTgggttattttttattgtcagtgtagcaaaaaaacaaacatttacaataggACCTTTAGGAGTTTATTATCTTGTCTAGGGCTGGGTGGTATTATGAACTAACTATCATATTCTAGTATGTTTTAGTCATTTTAAGTTGTGTAACAATATGTCtccagagtttggtgtggatgaccTGGCAAATTGTGCTTTGGaaaaaatggtcaaaaaatcccataaacacactcctaaaccttgtggaaagccttcccagaagagttgaagctgttataactGCAAAGGGTGGATTGACAGTCATATTAAATGGATAACAGTATGAATGGGAtatgactgaagttcatatgaaAGTCAAGGCAgatgagcaaatacttttggcaatatagtgtacagtatTTTAGGACCTATCAAGAAAACAAGCTAAATCTGCGTATAAAAAAAGCATTCTCTTAAAAACAAGCAAGGACATTTTaaaatcttaaaaaaaagaaaaacgataTCAAATAGACTCAGTTTAAGTGATGCCTGTGGTGATTTGTATGGCATGAGGGTTCAGTTATGATACTCTGAATAGACTATAATGTCTGGACTATCAGCTTACAGAGTTGTTGTGAGATGAAAACATGGTTTTATGCTCAGACTTCATAGAATTGGGTAGCGCAGCATCCTCCGAAATGAGCGTCTGAGTTCTTTACTGCGGAAGGCATAGATTGTGGGGTCAATGACTGCATGGCTGACTGACAGCAGAAGATGTAGGTGAAACAGGGAGCGGTAGCATTCACAGTAAGGGTTTTGTGGGCACAGCGTTAACAATAGCAGGTGCAGAAAAAAAGGGGTCCAGCACACCATAAACACACCAAATAGAATGGTGAGTGTCAAGGCTGCCTGCATGCTTCTCCAGCCAGGAAGGCGAGTTCTTCCTGCTTCCAAAACACCTGGTAAAGAAGCAATGTGTCCTGCATGCTTCCGTGCCAGAAGAAACATGAGAACATAGAGGGGTAGAATGAGGAGCAAAGCCAGAAGAAAAATGATGATGAAGGTCACCATAACAGTGGCGATTTCAAAGAACCATATCATAACTGCTCCACCAGTGCCACACAATGCCCAGGTTATCCCTAGGACTATGATTGCCCGTCGGCATGTTACAATGGCATGATACCGCAGGGCATGAAATATAGTAATGTAGCGATCCACAGCAATTGCCAAGAAACTGCAAAAAGAACCCAAAAAGGACATGCATAATAATGTGTCAATCACATCGTCCAGGTGAAGCTCCACTGTCCCTTGTAAGTCCAAGTGACCAGCAGCAGAGAAGGCCAGCATGGTGCTCTCCCAGGCCATGCACAGGCTAGAAAGGGTGTTGAAAGCAGCTAGATTGCAGATGAACAGGTACATTGGTGAGTGTAGTTTAGGGGTGAGTATCACTGCAAGCACTATCAGTAGATTTTCAGTCAGACTTGCTACGCCAACAACCAGGAAGACCTCATGAGGGATAAAGACCTCTTGGCAGTCAGTTCCCACAGATGCAGCAGTTGAAGAGATGCTGTACCTATTCATGTTGCTCGACTGACCTGTAAAAGATTAAGAGTGAAAAGAAAAATATTGTGCTATCAAGTACGGTGCAGTTTATTCAATGatgtcaaagaaaacatgttttatGACAAATAGAGAATAATGAGTCCACTCATGAATATTGGGACAGGCCTATTTCCAAGCGACAAAATTAGCTGGGAATGGCCAGGGTAGGAAATTAACATTATGCTATAGGTTACCCAAATTACTgtgtaaatgttttttattaACAGAAATTACATTTTGTGTGGACACAAAGGTGCTCAAAGCGATGTTGGGTAATGTCATTTCTGTTGACATTCAAACAAAATAGAGAGGTGATGTTTTCTGTACGTGGCAAAGaaatgttttagcttagaaaccgCGTATATATGCTTTGAGCACCTTAAAAAACATTGATCCAGAGCCTATCCAGATGTCCAGCTTGGTGCATTAGCCAATGCACGCATGGAGACAGTGGTTCTACAACTgccatgatcacacacactggtgtgctTGAGCGAGAGccatgtgtgtttggtgttagtATTATATAGCAGTCATATTTTGTAAAGGTCTGCCAGGGAAATATTTGCCTTCTGGTGTACTTTCTCACTAAAGCACAGAATCACATGTAATGCCAACCATCAGATGAGTGAAGAGCTGTAAAGATAACACAATTCCCTTCACTCCTCAGAGCAGTGAAAAAAAATGCATATGGCATTCAATCACCTtgtgttatacagtatgttaacttCTTTCCCTTGTCTTGATAAATGGTGTGTGATCTTCAAGGATACACATTCAATATACAATTAAGTGTAGAATCTGGCTGTGTCTGTTTGagatttttgttttgattaacCTTTTAAATCTGAGAAGGGTTAGATAACTGTGCTGAAACCGTTATGTTGATGGTAGCAAGA comes from Sardina pilchardus chromosome 6, fSarPil1.1, whole genome shotgun sequence and encodes:
- the mc2r gene encoding adrenocorticotropic hormone receptor isoform X1: MKTNEKARLVGQSSNMNRYSISSTAASVGTDCQEVFIPHEVFLVVGVASLTENLLIVLAVILTPKLHSPMYLFICNLAAFNTLSSLCMAWESTMLAFSAAGHLDLQGTVELHLDDVIDTLLCMSFLGSFCSFLAIAVDRYITIFHALRYHAIVTCRRAIIVLGITWALCGTGGAVMIWFFEIATVMVTFIIIFLLALLLILPLYVLMFLLARKHAGHIASLPGVLEAGRTRLPGWRSMQAALTLTILFGVFMVCWTPFFLHLLLLTLCPQNPYCECYRSLFHLHLLLSVSHAVIDPTIYAFRSKELRRSFRRMLRYPIL
- the mc2r gene encoding adrenocorticotropic hormone receptor isoform X2; this translates as MNRYSISSTAASVGTDCQEVFIPHEVFLVVGVASLTENLLIVLAVILTPKLHSPMYLFICNLAAFNTLSSLCMAWESTMLAFSAAGHLDLQGTVELHLDDVIDTLLCMSFLGSFCSFLAIAVDRYITIFHALRYHAIVTCRRAIIVLGITWALCGTGGAVMIWFFEIATVMVTFIIIFLLALLLILPLYVLMFLLARKHAGHIASLPGVLEAGRTRLPGWRSMQAALTLTILFGVFMVCWTPFFLHLLLLTLCPQNPYCECYRSLFHLHLLLSVSHAVIDPTIYAFRSKELRRSFRRMLRYPIL